In one Myxococcota bacterium genomic region, the following are encoded:
- a CDS encoding aspartyl protease family protein yields MAKTLGLVVLSLALAARADAPADPPAEAIVGTLPFLAAQETNRIFVNLAPDGEKEFRLILDTGAEGSLLTPRYARELGVNVRSARDRAYERETRLGRNLQFWVDTSSSESASRTGWEYGLLGGNFYGEYVLDLDFKQRRVRLIDASRWQVPQSVAAPDEAVLPLRVMGNRPFAKIGLEGKEVDILLDTGDPAVLSLSGASARRAGFDKPPLGKVDVAGVLGRIESYAVEANELTVGPFKFAPAPIVFSPKGAYNMGGSSDSALGYDLLCHFHVRIDYPHKRLWLKREDDEPLAWLGQPWAAVRRAGLFASVTSQGIHVDGVLPDTPAARMGIRPGDEIEFHGEAQAKALEETLATIERGDRITVVRDGGENLPPEQIQLGGKQE; encoded by the coding sequence GTGGCCAAGACACTCGGCCTCGTCGTTCTGAGTCTCGCTCTGGCCGCCCGTGCCGACGCGCCCGCCGACCCGCCAGCCGAGGCGATCGTGGGCACCCTGCCCTTCCTCGCTGCGCAGGAGACGAACCGGATCTTCGTGAACCTGGCGCCCGACGGAGAGAAGGAGTTCCGGCTGATACTCGACACGGGTGCCGAGGGCAGCCTGCTCACCCCGCGCTACGCGCGCGAGCTCGGCGTGAACGTGCGCAGCGCGAGAGACCGTGCGTACGAGCGGGAGACGCGGCTGGGCCGGAACCTGCAGTTCTGGGTGGACACCTCGTCCAGCGAGTCCGCATCGCGCACCGGTTGGGAGTACGGCCTCTTGGGCGGGAACTTCTACGGCGAGTACGTGCTCGACCTGGACTTCAAGCAGCGCCGCGTGCGGCTCATCGACGCGAGCCGCTGGCAGGTGCCCCAGTCGGTCGCCGCGCCGGACGAGGCGGTGCTGCCGCTGCGTGTGATGGGCAACCGTCCGTTCGCGAAGATCGGGCTCGAGGGCAAGGAGGTCGACATCCTGCTCGACACCGGCGATCCAGCGGTGCTGAGTCTCTCGGGCGCGAGCGCGCGACGCGCCGGCTTCGACAAGCCGCCGCTCGGCAAGGTGGACGTGGCCGGGGTGCTCGGACGGATCGAGTCGTACGCGGTCGAGGCCAACGAGCTCACCGTGGGACCGTTCAAGTTCGCGCCGGCGCCGATCGTGTTCTCGCCCAAGGGCGCGTACAACATGGGCGGCTCGTCCGATTCGGCGCTGGGCTACGACCTGTTGTGTCACTTCCACGTGCGCATCGACTATCCGCACAAGCGCCTGTGGCTCAAGCGCGAGGACGACGAGCCGCTGGCCTGGCTCGGCCAGCCCTGGGCCGCCGTCCGGCGTGCGGGGCTGTTCGCGTCGGTCACGAGCCAGGGCATCCACGTCGACGGCGTGCTTCCCGACACCCCCGCGGCCCGCATGGGCATCCGGCCCGGCGACGAGATCGAGTTCCACGGCGAGGCGCAGGCCAAGGCGCTCGAGGAGACGCTGGCGACGATCGAACGCGGCGATCGCATCACGGTCGTGCGCGATGGCGGTGAGAACCTGCCGCCGGAGCAGATACAGCTCGGCGGCAAGCAGGAGTAG
- a CDS encoding pirin family protein: MIERVIEQRRRDLGGFEVGRVLPYAGGQMVGPFIFFDHMGPVDFPRGIPRTVDVRPHPHIGLSTLTYLFAGEIMHRDSVGSEQPIQPGEVNWMTAGRGITHSERFERARREGGAMHGIQAWVALPERDEETDPSFTHYGADALPRQEAKGLRGRLIAGEAYGLRAPVTTHSPLFYLHWELDPGARAELPDEPAERAAYVVTGSVEVDQRSYGAGQMLLFGAGRPAALAALEPSLVMALGGESLGRRYIEWNFVSHSRERIEDAKADWRAGRMKLPDLDQVEYIPLPGE, translated from the coding sequence GTGATCGAGCGGGTGATCGAGCAGCGGCGCCGCGACCTCGGGGGCTTCGAGGTCGGGCGCGTCTTGCCCTACGCGGGCGGCCAGATGGTGGGGCCGTTCATCTTCTTCGATCACATGGGGCCGGTCGACTTTCCGCGCGGCATCCCGCGCACGGTCGACGTGCGGCCGCACCCGCACATCGGCCTCTCCACGCTGACCTACCTGTTCGCGGGCGAGATCATGCACCGCGACAGCGTCGGCTCCGAGCAGCCGATCCAGCCCGGCGAAGTGAACTGGATGACCGCGGGCCGCGGCATCACTCACTCCGAGCGCTTCGAGCGCGCGCGCCGCGAGGGCGGAGCCATGCACGGCATCCAGGCCTGGGTGGCGCTGCCCGAGCGCGACGAGGAGACCGACCCCAGCTTCACGCACTACGGCGCCGACGCGCTGCCGCGCCAGGAGGCCAAGGGCCTGCGCGGCCGGCTGATCGCGGGCGAGGCGTACGGCCTGCGCGCTCCGGTCACGACTCACTCGCCGCTCTTCTACCTGCACTGGGAGCTCGACCCGGGCGCTCGCGCCGAGCTGCCCGACGAGCCCGCCGAGCGCGCCGCGTACGTGGTGACCGGCTCGGTCGAGGTCGACCAGCGCAGCTACGGCGCGGGCCAGATGCTGCTGTTCGGTGCCGGCCGTCCCGCGGCGTTGGCCGCGCTCGAGCCCTCGCTGGTCATGGCGCTGGGCGGTGAGTCGCTCGGGCGCCGCTACATCGAGTGGAACTTCGTGTCCCACTCGCGCGAGCGCATCGAAGACGCCAAGGCCGACTGGCGGGCGGGCCGCATGAAGCTCCCCGACCTCGACCAAGTGGAGTACATCCCGCTGCCGGGCGAGTGA
- a CDS encoding FKBP-type peptidyl-prolyl cis-trans isomerase, with product MNRFAVPMLLALLALACKPSMKSADSARLQDDDQRSVYALGVMMSRNLAPFSLSDDELALFERGLHDGLAGKPQVSVEEWGLKIQEFMAARAKAAAAQEESAGASFLAAAAAEPGAVKLDSGVIYKELTPGTGATPGNADRVKVNYTGKLRDGTVFDSSTERGPAEFALNGVIPCWTQGVAKMRVGGKARLTCPPSTAYGDRGAGPKIKPGATLAFEVELLDIPSQK from the coding sequence ATGAACCGATTCGCCGTCCCGATGCTCCTGGCCCTGCTCGCGCTCGCGTGCAAGCCGTCGATGAAGTCGGCCGACTCGGCGCGGCTCCAGGACGACGACCAGCGCTCGGTCTACGCGCTCGGCGTCATGATGTCGCGCAACCTCGCGCCGTTCTCACTCAGCGACGACGAGCTCGCGCTGTTCGAGCGCGGGCTGCACGACGGCCTGGCCGGCAAGCCGCAAGTCAGCGTCGAGGAGTGGGGGCTGAAGATCCAGGAGTTCATGGCCGCTCGCGCCAAAGCGGCGGCAGCCCAGGAAGAGAGCGCGGGCGCGAGCTTCCTGGCCGCCGCGGCGGCCGAGCCGGGCGCCGTGAAGCTCGACTCGGGAGTCATCTATAAGGAGCTCACTCCCGGTACGGGCGCCACACCCGGCAACGCCGACCGCGTGAAGGTGAACTACACCGGCAAGCTGCGCGACGGAACCGTGTTCGACAGCTCGACCGAGCGCGGGCCGGCGGAGTTCGCTCTGAACGGAGTGATTCCCTGCTGGACCCAGGGCGTCGCCAAGATGCGCGTGGGCGGCAAGGCCAGGCTCACCTGTCCCCCGAGCACGGCCTACGGCGACCGAGGCGCCGGGCCGAAGATCAAGCCCGGGGCCACGCTCGCCTTCGAGGTCGAGCTGCTCGACATTCCGTCTCAGAAGTGA
- a CDS encoding TetR/AcrR family transcriptional regulator — protein sequence MSAPPKHRRAIVDAAVTLFRQKGYSATGLSDIVELSGAPKGSLYHYFPDGKAQIADAAVREAGRRVVATVEELALKAKSAGELVKAHARLLAKWMSQSGWRDGSPITTVLLENAPSDPEVTAAGREAHAEWRRILAARLLADGFPARRAERLAGLAIAALDGALVQARVEQSGTPLLAAAEELDSLLAAGRKAPVRKRPRRR from the coding sequence ATGTCGGCACCACCCAAGCACCGGCGCGCGATCGTGGACGCGGCCGTCACGCTGTTCCGCCAGAAGGGCTACTCGGCGACGGGGTTGTCCGACATCGTGGAGCTGTCGGGTGCGCCGAAGGGCTCGCTCTATCACTACTTCCCGGACGGCAAGGCGCAGATCGCCGACGCCGCGGTGCGCGAGGCGGGGCGGCGCGTGGTGGCCACTGTGGAGGAGCTCGCTCTGAAGGCGAAGTCGGCCGGCGAGCTCGTGAAGGCGCACGCGCGGCTGCTCGCGAAGTGGATGTCGCAGTCCGGCTGGCGAGACGGCAGCCCGATCACCACCGTGCTGCTCGAGAACGCGCCGAGTGACCCCGAAGTGACCGCGGCGGGGCGCGAGGCGCACGCGGAGTGGCGGCGCATCCTGGCCGCGCGGCTGCTGGCCGACGGCTTCCCGGCGCGGCGCGCGGAGCGGCTGGCCGGGCTCGCGATCGCGGCGCTCGACGGCGCGCTGGTGCAGGCGCGCGTGGAGCAGAGCGGGACGCCGCTGCTCGCCGCGGCAGAAGAGCTCGACTCACTGCTGGCAGCAGGCCGGAAGGCGCCGGTTCGCAAGCGGCCGCGCCGCAGGTAG
- a CDS encoding crotonase/enoyl-CoA hydratase family protein, which produces MVKYELTAGVARITIDDGKVNVMSLPMLQALHAAFERAARDGAMVLLRSGRPGIFSAGFDLKVFAANDARRSVAMVRAGAELALKLLSFPAPVLAICEGHAFPMGAFLLLASDLRIGVDGPFKIGLNEVAIGIAVPSFALELARQRLAPAYLSRSATTGEMYSLAEGVTAGFLDRVVPAAELETAVESATQALHKVHRLPHANTKARLRAGAIQAVREAIDAELAPGASFGASEAIL; this is translated from the coding sequence ATGGTCAAATACGAGCTCACCGCCGGCGTCGCCCGGATCACGATCGACGACGGCAAAGTGAACGTGATGTCGCTCCCGATGTTGCAGGCGCTGCACGCGGCCTTCGAGCGCGCCGCGCGCGACGGGGCGATGGTGCTGCTGCGCTCGGGCCGGCCCGGGATCTTCTCGGCCGGCTTCGACCTCAAGGTGTTTGCCGCCAACGACGCCCGCCGGAGTGTGGCGATGGTGCGCGCCGGCGCCGAGCTCGCGCTGAAGCTGCTGTCCTTCCCTGCCCCGGTGCTCGCGATATGCGAGGGCCACGCCTTCCCGATGGGCGCCTTCCTGCTCCTGGCTTCGGACCTGCGGATCGGCGTCGACGGGCCGTTCAAGATCGGCCTGAACGAGGTCGCGATCGGCATCGCCGTGCCGAGCTTCGCGCTCGAGCTGGCGCGGCAGCGCCTGGCGCCGGCGTATCTGAGCCGCAGCGCGACCACCGGAGAGATGTACTCACTGGCCGAGGGAGTGACCGCCGGATTTCTCGATCGGGTGGTGCCGGCGGCCGAGCTGGAGACAGCGGTCGAATCGGCGACTCAGGCACTCCACAAAGTGCACCGCCTGCCGCACGCAAACACCAAGGCACGTCTGCGCGCAGGCGCGATCCAGGCCGTGCGAGAGGCGATCGACGCGGAGCTCGCGCCCGGGGCGAGCTTCGGAGCCTCGGAAGCCATCTTGTGA
- a CDS encoding HEAT repeat domain-containing protein — MSPQQQSASPEQVARLLPQLLAPVFRIRRAADSLLFAVTMREPSVGGRWTGGLARGFELLGRGRDEFLHALISFWAGRMSRQYEARMSNWGARARAQGDARWSHAAEARYPVSGDELRGPAELYGGNIARWLGGIGPAGAACLDQLVTCLDHPEPMVSSCAVIPALGSMGPAAVPAVPRLLERVRMLGVDSQPFHLGIALARILADDSDAATRITAEIDPTGPSEAFYGLCWLLEEIARPSPAASDLMLEKLRDAPPDRVSGVLWIGSGLARRSGSTRSQAWRDQALRPCHDPDDTVRAAAAHALGQVGVPESDTAPLVELAGDPAWKVRAQAYRAAKEWRAPAPELVRAMGRDLQSDDDDATEAALQGLDSLGSRVAPALDSIRTWIDQGVARLGSGGPDERFVFSVLGLIESPGDDAQPLRPSLARLHEILRAERLTALEATRRDADSKPPPPPEEPTDAELLAEEIGLILAPLVHDEGEMERAARLLQQLRP; from the coding sequence ATGAGTCCGCAGCAGCAATCGGCCAGCCCCGAGCAAGTCGCCCGGCTGCTGCCCCAGCTGCTGGCTCCGGTATTTCGCATCCGGCGCGCGGCAGATTCACTCCTATTCGCGGTCACCATGCGGGAGCCATCGGTCGGAGGGCGCTGGACCGGAGGGCTGGCGCGGGGATTCGAGCTCCTGGGCCGGGGCCGGGACGAGTTCCTGCACGCCCTGATCTCGTTCTGGGCGGGTCGCATGTCCCGCCAGTACGAAGCACGCATGTCGAATTGGGGCGCCCGGGCGCGTGCGCAAGGCGACGCGCGCTGGAGTCACGCGGCCGAGGCGAGATATCCAGTATCGGGAGACGAGCTCCGGGGTCCCGCGGAGCTCTATGGCGGGAACATCGCTCGCTGGCTCGGCGGCATCGGGCCGGCGGGAGCCGCGTGCCTCGACCAGCTCGTGACCTGTCTCGATCACCCCGAGCCGATGGTGTCCTCCTGCGCCGTGATTCCCGCGCTTGGATCGATGGGTCCGGCTGCGGTCCCGGCGGTGCCTCGGCTGCTCGAGAGGGTGCGCATGCTCGGAGTGGATAGTCAGCCCTTCCACCTGGGCATCGCGCTCGCTCGGATCCTCGCCGATGACTCCGATGCCGCAACCCGGATCACGGCCGAGATCGATCCCACCGGTCCAAGCGAAGCTTTCTACGGTCTCTGTTGGCTGCTCGAGGAGATCGCGCGCCCGAGCCCGGCAGCGAGTGACCTCATGCTCGAGAAGCTGCGCGACGCTCCGCCCGATCGTGTCTCCGGGGTGTTGTGGATCGGGAGTGGGTTGGCTCGCCGCAGCGGCAGCACGCGGTCACAGGCCTGGCGCGATCAAGCGCTCCGCCCGTGCCACGACCCGGACGACACCGTGCGGGCTGCAGCGGCCCACGCGCTGGGGCAGGTCGGTGTCCCGGAGTCCGACACGGCGCCGCTCGTCGAGCTGGCGGGCGATCCGGCGTGGAAGGTGCGCGCACAGGCGTACCGCGCGGCGAAGGAGTGGCGCGCCCCGGCCCCTGAGCTCGTGCGCGCGATGGGCAGAGACCTGCAGAGCGACGACGACGATGCGACGGAGGCCGCGCTCCAGGGGCTCGACTCACTTGGCTCGCGTGTCGCGCCCGCGCTCGATTCGATCCGTACGTGGATCGACCAGGGCGTTGCGCGGCTCGGGTCGGGCGGACCCGACGAGCGGTTCGTGTTCAGCGTACTCGGACTGATCGAGAGCCCGGGCGATGACGCGCAGCCGCTCCGGCCCTCGCTCGCACGTCTACACGAGATCCTCCGCGCGGAGCGACTCACCGCGCTCGAGGCGACGCGGCGGGACGCGGATAGCAAGCCACCTCCGCCACCCGAAGAACCCACCGACGCCGAGCTACTCGCCGAGGAGATCGGCCTGATCCTCGCGCCGCTCGTCCATGACGAGGGCGAGATGGAGCGCGCCGCGCGACTCCTGCAGCAGCTCCGTCCGTAG
- a CDS encoding NADAR family protein produces the protein MSSHYSRAALADAMDAGHRPEFLFFWGHTSKSDAPGKHCLSQWWPAAFTVDAVSYPTAEHFMMAEKARLFADPPALALILGAGTPREAKQLGRRVRGFDGARWEAARFELVVRGNAAKFGQNPLLREYLLGTGGSVIVEASPRDRIWGIGMGESNPNARSPRQWRGQNLLGFALMRVRDELRRGR, from the coding sequence ATGTCCTCTCACTACAGCCGGGCTGCCCTCGCCGACGCCATGGACGCCGGCCACCGGCCGGAGTTTCTGTTCTTCTGGGGCCACACGTCGAAGAGCGACGCGCCCGGCAAACACTGCCTGTCGCAGTGGTGGCCCGCCGCGTTCACGGTCGACGCTGTCTCGTATCCGACGGCCGAGCACTTCATGATGGCGGAGAAGGCGCGCCTGTTCGCTGATCCGCCCGCGCTCGCGCTCATCCTCGGCGCCGGAACGCCGCGCGAAGCGAAGCAGCTCGGCCGCAGAGTACGCGGCTTCGACGGCGCGAGGTGGGAGGCCGCGCGCTTCGAGCTCGTGGTCCGGGGAAACGCCGCGAAGTTCGGACAGAACCCCCTGCTCCGGGAGTATCTCCTCGGCACCGGTGGCTCGGTGATCGTGGAAGCCAGCCCGCGAGACCGGATCTGGGGCATCGGCATGGGCGAGAGCAACCCGAATGCGCGCTCACCGCGCCAATGGCGCGGTCAGAACCTGCTCGGCTTCGCGCTCATGCGCGTGCGAGACGAGCTGCGGCGCGGCAGGTGA
- a CDS encoding AAA family ATPase, producing the protein MPASPPIEGLDPGLVAALERPEAYPGDPGAADGIQHIQTHLSHVFLTRGHAYKLHKAVRFPFLDFATRAARNEDSLREVRLNRRLAPEIYLGVAPVEIREGFVRVGATRESLASAGAEHCVVMVRLSEGRDALSLLQRGELEAPEVDAIAQRILEFHRAHGMGAPAPWPAAEWLERVGAPVRESFSEIAEVGPLAERAGAALRRAEQFLARHSSRFEVRRQAGRVVDAHGDLHLQHVWFERQGAPPIAIDCLEFRSDYREIDAASEVAFLAMDLAYRGRRDLGERFLRRYAEAMDDYDLYGVVDFFIAYRAAVRAKVAALASRDAAVSKAQREAASASAERHLTLAEAALAEPAAGRVVALAGIVGTGKSTVARALADDLGGVVVTSDRVRKRQARLGDTARGHMELYTEQRTANTYAGLLERALPVVRSGRTAILDATYARTSLRAELLRWVASEGVGAFLVETTCAAPVARARLEARSRAGGDPSDAGPELYEASARGFESPAEWPADARATLATDAPSWRAEVTALARRIAGRESR; encoded by the coding sequence ATGCCGGCCTCCCCTCCGATCGAGGGCCTGGACCCGGGGCTGGTGGCGGCGCTGGAGCGGCCCGAGGCTTATCCCGGCGATCCGGGCGCGGCGGATGGCATCCAGCACATCCAGACCCACCTCTCGCACGTGTTTCTCACTCGGGGGCACGCGTACAAGCTCCACAAGGCGGTGCGCTTCCCGTTTCTCGACTTCGCCACCCGCGCGGCGCGCAATGAGGACTCGCTGCGCGAGGTGCGGCTCAACCGGCGGCTCGCGCCCGAGATCTATCTGGGCGTGGCCCCGGTGGAGATCCGCGAGGGCTTCGTACGCGTCGGTGCGACCCGAGAGTCACTCGCGTCTGCTGGGGCCGAGCACTGCGTCGTCATGGTCCGTCTCAGCGAGGGCCGGGACGCGCTCTCGCTGCTCCAGCGTGGCGAGCTCGAGGCGCCTGAGGTCGATGCGATCGCGCAGCGGATCCTCGAGTTCCATCGCGCGCACGGGATGGGCGCACCGGCGCCGTGGCCTGCCGCGGAGTGGCTCGAGAGGGTCGGCGCGCCCGTGCGCGAATCGTTCTCCGAGATCGCCGAGGTCGGCCCGCTCGCCGAGCGCGCGGGCGCGGCCCTGAGACGCGCCGAGCAGTTCCTCGCGCGCCACTCCAGCCGCTTCGAGGTGCGGCGCCAGGCCGGCCGCGTCGTCGACGCGCACGGCGACCTGCACCTGCAGCACGTCTGGTTCGAGCGGCAAGGCGCCCCGCCGATCGCGATCGACTGTCTCGAGTTCCGCAGTGACTACCGCGAGATCGACGCCGCATCGGAGGTGGCATTCCTGGCCATGGACCTCGCCTACCGCGGGCGGCGCGACCTGGGCGAGCGCTTCCTGCGCCGCTACGCCGAAGCGATGGACGACTACGACCTGTACGGCGTGGTCGACTTCTTCATCGCCTATCGCGCGGCCGTGCGCGCGAAGGTCGCCGCGCTGGCATCGCGCGACGCGGCCGTCTCCAAGGCGCAGCGCGAGGCAGCCTCGGCCAGCGCCGAGCGGCACCTCACGCTGGCCGAGGCGGCGCTGGCCGAGCCCGCAGCCGGTCGGGTCGTGGCGCTGGCCGGGATCGTGGGCACGGGCAAGAGCACGGTCGCGCGCGCGTTGGCCGACGACCTCGGCGGCGTGGTCGTCACCTCGGACCGCGTGCGCAAACGCCAAGCGCGTCTCGGAGACACCGCGCGCGGACACATGGAGCTCTACACTGAACAGCGTACGGCGAACACTTACGCGGGGCTGCTCGAGCGCGCGCTGCCGGTGGTGCGTTCGGGCCGGACGGCGATCCTCGATGCGACCTACGCCCGGACCTCGCTGCGCGCCGAGCTGCTGCGCTGGGTGGCGAGCGAAGGCGTGGGGGCCTTCCTGGTCGAGACGACTTGCGCCGCACCGGTCGCGCGCGCGCGGCTCGAGGCCCGGTCGCGCGCCGGCGGCGATCCGTCCGACGCGGGCCCGGAGCTCTACGAAGCGAGCGCTCGTGGCTTCGAGTCACCGGCAGAGTGGCCGGCGGACGCGCGCGCGACCCTCGCCACCGACGCGCCGAGCTGGCGGGCCGAGGTGACCGCGCTCGCACGGCGTATCGCCGGCCGCGAGTCACGCTAG
- a CDS encoding pyridoxamine 5'-phosphate oxidase family protein produces the protein MTDLKDIAPKFVELAHRIVWCSAASVDPRGRPFTRILHPIWQWDGARLVGWIATAPTPLKRAHLAKSPNLSLSYWTPTHDTAQAECRAELFFDLPTRERVWNLLKNGPAPVGYDPAIIPGWTSPAVDAFAALRVEPWRIRMLPGSALATGQGGLRWRE, from the coding sequence ATGACCGACCTCAAGGACATCGCCCCGAAGTTCGTCGAGCTCGCCCACCGCATCGTCTGGTGCAGCGCGGCCAGCGTCGACCCGCGCGGCCGGCCCTTCACGCGCATCCTGCACCCGATCTGGCAGTGGGACGGCGCGCGACTCGTCGGCTGGATCGCGACCGCGCCGACGCCGCTGAAGCGCGCCCATCTGGCGAAGAGCCCGAACCTCTCGCTCTCTTACTGGACTCCGACTCACGACACCGCCCAGGCCGAGTGCCGCGCGGAGCTCTTCTTCGACCTCCCGACCCGTGAGCGCGTTTGGAATTTGCTGAAGAACGGGCCCGCGCCGGTCGGCTACGACCCCGCGATCATCCCGGGCTGGACGAGCCCCGCGGTCGACGCCTTCGCCGCCCTGCGCGTCGAGCCCTGGCGCATCCGCATGCTGCCCGGCAGCGCACTGGCGACCGGGCAGGGGGGTCTCCGCTGGCGGGAGTGA
- a CDS encoding GNAT family N-acetyltransferase: MSTQIRALEGRDVPGCERVLRALPAWFGIEASNRAYVESLRRLPAAVAEADGEIVGFIALEAHNPLSFEIHVMGVEPRRHRHGVGRELVRWARGFASERGAHWLHVKTRGPLTPDADYEKTRAFYLAQGFEPLFESLALWGPENSALVLVSRLAGEG, encoded by the coding sequence ATGAGTACGCAGATTCGCGCCCTCGAAGGGCGCGACGTTCCTGGCTGCGAGCGCGTGCTGCGCGCTCTACCGGCCTGGTTCGGCATCGAGGCATCGAACCGAGCCTATGTCGAAAGCCTGCGGCGCCTGCCCGCCGCGGTGGCCGAGGCCGACGGCGAGATCGTCGGCTTCATCGCCCTGGAGGCGCACAACCCACTGTCGTTCGAGATCCACGTGATGGGCGTCGAGCCTCGCCGGCACCGGCACGGCGTGGGGCGCGAGCTGGTGCGCTGGGCACGCGGCTTCGCATCGGAGCGCGGCGCCCACTGGCTGCACGTGAAGACGCGCGGCCCGCTCACTCCCGATGCCGACTACGAGAAGACGCGCGCCTTCTATCTCGCGCAGGGCTTCGAGCCGCTGTTCGAGTCATTGGCGCTCTGGGGTCCCGAGAACTCGGCGCTGGTGCTCGTCTCGCGCCTGGCCGGGGAAGGGTAG
- a CDS encoding glycosyltransferase family 4 protein yields the protein MKILQLTSDWKWTGPAEPMLHAVAGLRARGHEVDVAFPATPAGHAGGLSERARERGVTPLFEPAAGQGYWPWRDGDEVRRLRALLAGRRYDVVHATHARAHLLTRFALGGRREGTKLVAGWAHGEPIPRRPWNRWLYGPAGCDGVALLSGRLAEDARRLGSPCVGVISGVVDTARFAPRQRRTDLRESLGLKPEQRVIGLVARLQPHRRVDLILAALARARAEAPDLKLVVVGRGTRAREVLDVPVQRLGLDTAVARAGYLRGDDYLDVLAQMDALVYLVPGSDGSCRAALEAMSLGIPAIASRRGALPDLLGDTALYAGERVDELAAAFASVARDPSPWRARGEAARQRALNEFAIDRYAARCESLYEALRARAT from the coding sequence ATGAAGATCCTCCAGCTCACGAGTGACTGGAAGTGGACCGGGCCCGCCGAGCCCATGCTGCACGCGGTGGCCGGACTGCGCGCGCGCGGGCACGAGGTCGATGTCGCGTTTCCGGCCACGCCAGCGGGTCATGCAGGTGGCCTGTCCGAGCGGGCGCGCGAGCGCGGAGTCACTCCGCTGTTCGAGCCGGCTGCGGGGCAGGGCTACTGGCCCTGGCGCGACGGGGACGAGGTGCGGCGGCTGCGGGCCCTGCTGGCCGGACGGCGCTACGACGTGGTGCACGCGACGCACGCGCGCGCGCACCTGCTGACGCGCTTCGCGCTGGGCGGTCGCCGCGAAGGCACGAAGCTCGTCGCGGGCTGGGCCCACGGTGAGCCGATCCCGCGCCGGCCCTGGAACCGCTGGCTGTACGGCCCCGCCGGATGCGACGGCGTGGCCCTCCTGAGCGGGAGGCTGGCAGAAGATGCCCGCCGGCTGGGGAGTCCGTGCGTCGGAGTGATCTCGGGCGTGGTCGACACGGCGCGGTTCGCGCCACGCCAGAGGCGAACCGACCTGCGCGAGTCACTCGGGCTCAAGCCCGAGCAGCGCGTGATCGGCCTCGTGGCCCGGCTGCAGCCGCACCGGCGCGTGGACCTGATCCTGGCGGCCCTGGCGCGGGCGCGAGCCGAGGCCCCCGACCTGAAGCTCGTGGTGGTCGGCCGCGGCACCCGCGCGCGCGAGGTGCTCGACGTCCCGGTGCAGCGGCTCGGCCTGGACACGGCCGTGGCCCGCGCCGGATACCTGCGCGGCGACGACTATCTCGACGTGCTCGCGCAGATGGACGCGCTCGTCTATCTCGTGCCCGGCTCGGACGGCTCGTGCCGCGCTGCGCTCGAGGCCATGTCCCTGGGCATTCCCGCGATCGCCTCGCGGCGCGGCGCGCTGCCGGACTTGCTCGGCGACACGGCGCTGTACGCCGGCGAGCGGGTCGACGAGCTCGCCGCCGCCTTTGCGTCCGTGGCGCGCGATCCCTCGCCCTGGCGCGCGCGCGGCGAGGCCGCGCGCCAGCGCGCGCTGAACGAGTTCGCGATCGACCGCTACGCGGCGCGCTGTGAGTCGCTGTACGAGGCCCTGCGCGCGCGCGCGACGTAG
- a CDS encoding glycosyltransferase family 2 protein, with translation MSDSPAGRPPISGVVICMNEADRIGRCLESLSFCDELVVVDSGSSDGTREVARRFTERVIEQPFLGYVKQKNFALERATHDWVVCLDADEALSPELREAVLGAISRPEPAAGYELDRITHYLGVWHDHGEWYPDWQLRVFRRSRGHWAGMDPHDRVELDGPVEKLRGRLWHWNYRNLSEHIQTTDRFSARMARSMQESGVRFRVSDLLLRPPGRFFKGYVLRQGYRNGLPGFIVCAATAYYVFMKYAKLWELERAAKR, from the coding sequence GTGAGTGACTCGCCGGCCGGCCGGCCCCCGATCTCGGGGGTCGTGATCTGCATGAACGAGGCGGACCGGATCGGCCGCTGCCTCGAGTCGCTCTCGTTCTGCGACGAGCTGGTGGTGGTCGACTCGGGCTCGAGCGACGGAACGCGCGAGGTGGCCCGGCGCTTCACCGAGCGCGTGATCGAGCAGCCGTTCCTGGGCTACGTGAAGCAGAAGAACTTCGCGCTCGAGCGCGCGACGCACGACTGGGTCGTGTGTCTCGATGCCGACGAAGCGCTCTCGCCCGAGCTGCGCGAGGCGGTGCTGGGGGCGATCTCGCGCCCGGAGCCGGCGGCCGGCTACGAGCTCGACCGCATCACGCACTATCTCGGCGTGTGGCACGACCACGGCGAGTGGTATCCCGACTGGCAGCTGCGCGTGTTCCGGCGCTCTCGCGGTCACTGGGCCGGCATGGATCCGCACGACCGCGTGGAGCTCGACGGCCCTGTGGAGAAGCTGCGCGGGCGGCTGTGGCACTGGAACTACCGCAATCTCTCGGAGCACATCCAGACCACCGACCGCTTCTCGGCGCGCATGGCGCGCTCGATGCAAGAGTCCGGCGTGCGCTTCCGGGTGAGTGACCTCTTGCTGCGGCCGCCGGGGCGCTTCTTCAAGGGCTACGTGCTGCGCCAGGGCTACCGCAACGGGCTGCCGGGGTTCATCGTCTGCGCCGCGACCGCGTACTACGTGTTCATGAAGTACGCGAAGCTGTGGGAGCTCGAGCGCGCGGCCAAGAGATGA